A window of Daucus carota subsp. sativus chromosome 2, DH1 v3.0, whole genome shotgun sequence genomic DNA:
ATTTAGTTTTGATTTCAAACTactacttatattttattttaaaataaataacatatattaaaataatttaaaataatgtaccgaaaacaagaattaaatattattaaagatgTCAAATCATGACTAACCAGAGAAGCTATAGTGCCAACTTGGAGcaccttcttcattgtttgaGTCTTTGAGATATAGATCAAAAAACAACTCAAGGACATAAAGATCAATATTATATCCAAAATCTGAAAGCAAAATCTCAAttattagcatcataataagaattgttcaaaaattatttaattccaaaagaaaattaggaaaacaaattataaatatattgatttatatctcAATAAGTGCAAGGATGAAATTGAATTATGTCAACACGATTATACAAgatatttacatatatcatatatcaagATCTATACCATGATTTGTCTGAACAAAAAGTGAATACTTACACTGATGGGAAATCATATCACTTGAAAGGATCTTATTGCAAAACTGCTGACtactattgtaatttgtaatctaaGAGGTGATAGAAAGAATATGATGATGATATTATACACTTCTAGTGAGAGAACTAGACTTATCAAATACAAGGGGCGGGTGTGTGGCCAACCCTCTGACATTGATCATATACGAAAGGTTAGAGCCTTATTGGTAGCAGCCCAATAACAACTTTAACGAGCTCTTAATTTTGTACGAGCCTAACTCTATACCGTGTCATGATTTAAGATCTAATAAAtgattcatttaaatataatcttttgatttatttttgaaaatttatattatttggtcataagaaaaactatattaaaatataattattaagatattagtttgatggtgttattatatatttcacaaatattgatatgaacaaaaataatactctaaaccttccattatgtagtgttttgattaaataaaaacatatatctatttaatattatatattaaataatatataatattaaatttatagatGTATAGATGCCTAATTAAGTTGACACGCCGTATTTCCATTTGTATGTAGATTTGAAAGCAAATCATGAAGACTTTCATATGCATATGTAGATTagacataaatttatttctataatCATATACAATCTCTTTTGAGAAATATGTACAACATGTGTAACTCATGGTATGATCACATTACAATTAGCATGATCATTGTTCACCTATATGTACACTGTGTCAGGATAATCTGGAAAGAAATGAGGATGTTCAGCTTATGTCCTGAAAagccaaataattatttgaaggtaaactatcaattttcaatgtcaataaaataatatagatggCCAAAGAAAATCCACCTTATGCAAAGATAAACATGACATATAACATAATATAgaactcttttaaatataactttaattatttaataacagGATAGGTTGTATGACAATTGGCTttcctattttaatatatagaccGTTAGTTCATTTGAAGGCACGGGTAGCTACAGCGCCTACTACAATCCGCCCACAACAATCTACACATTGTTGATTTCACTATATACTGAAACATActtctaaaatataatagttatttCTAACTATACTGGTAAATGCATTCTCAATAAAAAATCTTAATGACCATGTAGGCAtgtctaaaaattaaattcaacttttctactttatttaaaagaaaattcaaggacATAAAAGCAATACCAAACAAATGACTCTATctttattttaatgaaataaaaatcgttttttatttataaatctttattCAGTGTATCAAAACCATTCATCAGGTGTTTTTGAGCTTCTATATTTGAGTAAAAGCTAACCACCAATTTCCAATTGTGGAAACTAAAGCAGTTTTACATTCATGTATATGTAGtaagattataataaatttaagttcATGAATATTGTAATCTTAgcatttagaaatatataaaggTTCGTTGAATCTTCTATCAAATAATTTCTAGAAAATTCTGTAAAGCTATATATAAAGCATTGTAATCTGTCAAGATAATGTGTCAATAAAAAATACAAGATGAGAAGAGCTCTATATATAGtagaaaatcaattattttctaTCACTAATATGAAGAACTTATAATGCTTCTGGATCAAATCATCATTTGCTTTTATAATTTGGTGTAAATCAGACTCCATTAGTTTGAAAACTACATATATGTCTTTAAATTCTCTTTTAGAAGGGGGCAATAAAATTTGTTTGATTTCCACTATGTCTGAATGACGTAGGAGTCGACTATTACTACCATATATGTTTGATCCAACTTTTGCGGTATTGAATTTTGAATATGTCAGATCAAACATAGTAATAAGTCGAATCCTACGTCATCCAGACATAGTGGAAATCAAACACATCTTACTGCCGCCTTCTAAAAGAGAATTTAAAGACATATATGTAGTTTTCAAACTAATGGAGTCTTATTTACATAAAGTTATAAAATCAATTGATGATTTGACCGGGGAGCATTATAAGTTCTTTTTGTTGAAAAGGTGGTCGACTTTTACTCAAATATAGaagtttaaaattgaaattacacacctagaggggggtgaataggtgttatggctaatattaccgatttttaatgttaccgaatagttatactgtcacagacagcttgctgttaatttcagagtaaacagtcagctagctaacaatgcagatgcaatgcaaaacagatataatcagtaagctagcaacacagagaattttagtcagtttcgacccctaaccctaatggtctacgtcctcgtcccctaccaactggtaagagattatattattaatcaataatgttaacaattacaatgattcaataatataactccctttaatccttgttcctgttatcagcttgctgaaacccctgaaccacgaaccaaaagctctccaagacctatacttcccaagtatactcttctagctaactagtccccttgttcccttgtttcacaagctggatacacagcaacaaacctttacactttgaacaatacaatgaatgagtgtaatacaaccgaaactatgaactcaatattgatatatattcaaatataagtactggAGCTCaaataaagattttgcaatgtaagtgtgttgtatttcagaaagcttgaagtgtgttcttgttcttattgaaaacggaaaccacactcaagtatttatacaaccattccaacggtcataattcaacaaattatccaacgttcttggcttaacaacctcacgtttaatttgcttgaataatgaacgtttgaacaATGTATATTTTACTGAGTAAAACATAAAAACGTTTGAAACAACTCAGTAAACGTTtgtttataaaacaaaacagtTTGAGTAGAAGTAGGAGTCTAAAAGGATAAACATGATTTGAAATAtaactcctataagttaggaaatcgtttttgtttgaaattccgatttaaaactgagctctaatatttatataagtcatatataaatattaaagtccttacaaatcgattcctaataaatctccttgcttttcgactttgaacCTTATCCATCTGTTATTCTGTTAACGCTGTGAGgacaacctgtaagcttgctgacagttgaacataacactgaaacttatcaagctgttagcacaagtatatataactttaatagctcgctaacaaacaccagttttatgctattagcttgctggcagtgttatcatcaaaacactgagagtatcaatctccccctttttgatgattacaccatatttaggaaaagtaataatactccccctgaatacagcaatctaatatcattaaaacttaacaaatatatcaattcagCACATAAATCAGATATAGGATATATTACAGTCTAATATGCAAAGCAGAAGATATATCAGACACATTATGCAATCAGAATTAATAAACCAAGTACTTGCATAGATAATTAATctgaccaggataaaccacctggataTAGATAAACATTTAaagcaaaacaaattctactcaggataaaccacctgagaaccaaccaaattcaacaacttAACAACTTAGTCTAAAAAACACAGATAAACATACGGCCAATAATGTACTTAAGCAAATAAACACTTaagtaaaagtattatttagaAAATTCCTAAATtgtctcccccttaatcattgaAAAGGTAAGAAATTTAGGTTTCCTCATCGTCCACAGCTTGCTCCTTATCAGAATTCAGCTTCTTGGCAATTTCCACAGCAGCAAGAGCTTCAGCCACCATCACATTCCCAGCTGCATCCTTTGGAACCGTTCCAGCAGCTTCCTGAAGAGCATCCATTGCTGTGCGTGGCTGTGGACTTTCAGTTGCATCATCCTCAGAAGTGAAGGTAAACTTCACATCAGAAGAACCTGCAGAACCAAACATCCGCCTACGAAGCTCATAAACAAAGCTCCCTGAGCTACACTTCTCAGGAGAATTGCCTGTCTTGCCATCAAACACAAAATCTTTCCAGAATTGAAATTGATTAGCAATATCATCCATTTGCTCAGACAACTGTTTCTGACCTTCGACTAGCTGCTTATGATTAGCACGGAGTTCATCCATGAATTCCAGAATGTGCGTATCAGATAAAGCAAACATAGAACAACTGGAGAGTGGGGGTGGTGGAGTAGGCAGAGGGACTTCTATGATTGACAATGACCcatctttttcaattttcaggTTGGATTGACTGAGACATTTCACATCTAAAAATTCTTTGGCCGTGATAGATTCGACCCCATCAAGATCAACACCAAACCATTCAAACACACGGGTTAACAGCAACCCATAAGGTAACCCAGCAGTAGACTTCCCTTCAACAACATTAAccatatttttcaaaactaaatCACCCATGTCAAAGCTTTTGCCCGACATCAACATAGCACACACAACAACATCCTGAGCTGACAAATTAGACCTAGTTCCCAACCTAGGACTAATGTTCTCAATTGACACCTTAAACAAGGCATGTGCAAGAGGAATTAACTGAGTGGTAGAAGGAAAAGTGTCATTATCACATTCATAGCCAAGAATGGTCTTAAACTGATCCTTAATCCCAAAGTTCACAACCTCTTTAAACCCACGCTTAGTGAAAATAGAGACTGGAGAAGGAGGGgttttcaaaatcccattgaggAAAAGCGGTGAGAGAGTAATTTTAGTGTCCGACACAAAAGACACATATTGACCAGCCGGATTTTCAAACAGATTCAAGTAAAATTCACGAACTAAATTAGGGTAACAGACCTTAGGGAGATCAACAAGAAAGGACTCAAACCCTAAATCAGCAAACAATTTGACTACCCCACAATTGTAAAAAGCCTTGCCAGAGAGAGGCTTACCCAGAATGATTTTGCGAGAGCCCAAATCACGTATCTCTGAACCAGCTTCA
This region includes:
- the LOC108203224 gene encoding uncharacterized protein LOC108203224 → MIQKCLRYILSPSLYSYLFKTPQPPNRVSSLLLNRFTLLTIATIGARLAMKKKTRASMRATTYSATKRKLIDEDELDLDSKMVDIESSDEISGVRKSGTAAEKSKKAKQVVEAGSEIRDLGSRKIILGKPLSGKAFYNCGVVKLFADLGFESFLVDLPKVCYPNLVREFYLNLFENPAGQYVSFVSDTKITLSPLFLNGILKTPPSPVSIFTKRGFKEVVNFGIKDQFKTILGYECDNDTFPSTTQLIPLAHALFKVSIENISPRLGTRSNLSAQDVVVCAMLMSGKSFDMGDLVLKNMVNVVEGKSTAGLPYGLLLTRVFEWFGVDLDGVESITAKEFLDVKCLSQSNLKIEKDGSLSIIEVPLPTPPPPLSSCSMFALSDTHILEFMDELRANHKQLVEGQKQLSEQMDDIANQFQFWKDFVFDGKTGNSPEKCSSGSFVYELRRRMFGSAGSSDVKFTFTSEDDATESPQPRTAMDALQEAAGTVPKDAAGNVMVAEALAAVEIAKKLNSDKEQAVDDEET